A window of the Juglans microcarpa x Juglans regia isolate MS1-56 chromosome 5D, Jm3101_v1.0, whole genome shotgun sequence genome harbors these coding sequences:
- the LOC121265331 gene encoding glutathione S-transferase L3-like, whose product MAAVGVNLPTPLDATSHPPPLFDGTTRLYTCYTCPFAQRVWITRNYKGLQDEIKLVPLNLGNRPAWYKEKVYPENKVPALEHNGKVIGESLDLIKYVDSNFGGLSLLPDDPAKREFAEELIAYTDTFNRTVFTSFKGDAVKEAGPAFDHLENALNKFDDGPFFLGQFSLADIAFVPFVERFQIFLSEAFKYDITAGRPKLAKWIEEINKIDAYKQTKTDPIELVEFYKGRFLAQQ is encoded by the exons ATGG CTGCAGT AGGCGTGAATCTTCCGACACCCTTGGATGCCACTTCCCACCCTCCTCCTCTCTTCGATGGAACTACGAG GTTGTACACCTGTTACACATGCCCATTTGCACAGCGTGTATGGATCACCAGGAATTACAAG GGATTACAAGACGAGATCAAATTAGTTCCACTTAACCTTGGAAACAGGCCTGCTTGGTATAAGGAGAAAGTCTACCCTGAAAACAAG GTGCCAGCCTTGGAACACAATGGCAAAGTTATTGGAGAGAGTCttgatttaattaaatatgtagaCAGCAACTTTGGGGGGCTTTCTCTTTTACCTGAT GATCCTGCTAAAAGAGAGTTTGCTGAAGAGTTGATAGCTTACACTGACACCTTCAACAGGACAGTGTTTACATCATTCAAAGGAGATGCAGTAAAAGAAGCTG GTCCAGCTTTTGATCACTTGGAAAATGCTCTAAATAAATTCGACGATGGGCCATTTTTCCTTGGGCAATTCAGTTTG GCGGACATAGCTTTCGTTCCATTTGTTGAAAGATTCCAAATCTTCTTATCAGAGGCCTTCAAGTACGACATCACAGCAGGAAGGCCTAAGCTTGCAAAATGGATCGAG GAGATAAACAAGATCGATGCTTACAAGCAAACAAAGACTGATCCCATAGAGCTTGTTGAATTCTACAAGGGTCGCTTTCTG GCGCAGCAGTGA